Proteins found in one Leptospira ellinghausenii genomic segment:
- the thiC gene encoding phosphomethylpyrimidine synthase ThiC, which translates to MSQNHPNHLPVNEMFTPETTIPLSDGTEFKTYRTEGMYCIHEETYDYKQGIPKLRKSWIDVRESRGDQNFSQLYYAKRDIITEEMLYVAKREGMSPEFVMNEVKIGRAIIPSNKRHLELEPMIIGKKFLVKINANIGNSAILSSIEDEVEKLRWALHWGADTVMDLSTGKNIHETREWIIRNSPVPIGTVPLYQTLEKVKGKVEDLNIQVFLETLEEQAEQGVDYFTIHAGVLRDYVKLTEKRITGIVSRGGSILAKWCNHHKKENFLYEHFDAISKVMQKYGVSYSLGDGLRPGCINDANDAAQFAELKTLGALTKRAWADDIQVMVEGPGHVPMHLIQENVRLQEEICMEAPFYTLGPLVTDIAPGYDHITSAIGAAMIAWYGTAMLCYVTPKEHLGLPNKQDVKEGVIAYKIAAHAADLAKGHPGAKERDDLLSKARFEFRWEDQFALSLDPELARSYHDESLPQDGMKKAHFCSMCGPHFCSMRLTSDLRKDSVGVGVEDSNG; encoded by the coding sequence ATGTCTCAAAACCATCCAAACCATTTGCCTGTAAATGAAATGTTTACACCAGAAACCACCATTCCTTTGTCGGATGGTACAGAATTCAAAACCTACCGCACGGAAGGGATGTATTGTATCCATGAAGAAACATATGATTACAAACAAGGAATTCCGAAACTAAGAAAGTCTTGGATTGATGTTAGAGAAAGTAGGGGAGATCAAAATTTTTCCCAACTCTATTATGCAAAACGAGATATCATCACAGAAGAGATGTTATACGTGGCAAAACGGGAAGGAATGTCACCAGAATTTGTGATGAATGAAGTTAAAATTGGTAGAGCGATTATTCCTTCGAACAAACGGCATTTGGAACTCGAACCCATGATCATTGGGAAAAAGTTTTTAGTGAAAATTAATGCCAATATAGGAAATTCTGCGATTCTTTCTTCCATAGAAGACGAAGTGGAAAAACTACGTTGGGCCTTACATTGGGGAGCTGACACTGTGATGGATTTATCCACGGGAAAAAACATCCATGAAACCAGGGAATGGATCATCCGCAATTCTCCTGTTCCCATTGGAACCGTTCCTTTGTACCAAACCTTAGAGAAAGTAAAAGGAAAAGTAGAAGATTTAAACATCCAAGTATTCCTCGAAACACTGGAAGAACAAGCAGAACAAGGTGTTGATTATTTTACCATCCATGCAGGGGTGTTACGTGATTACGTCAAACTGACTGAAAAACGTATCACAGGCATTGTTTCCAGAGGTGGTTCCATTTTAGCGAAGTGGTGTAACCACCATAAGAAGGAAAACTTTCTGTATGAACATTTTGATGCTATTTCCAAAGTGATGCAAAAATATGGAGTTTCTTATTCGTTAGGTGATGGATTACGACCAGGTTGTATCAATGATGCAAACGATGCAGCTCAATTTGCGGAATTAAAAACTTTGGGGGCGTTGACAAAACGAGCTTGGGCCGATGACATCCAAGTGATGGTGGAAGGTCCAGGTCATGTTCCTATGCATCTCATCCAGGAAAACGTACGTTTGCAAGAAGAGATTTGTATGGAAGCCCCGTTTTATACACTTGGACCACTTGTGACAGACATTGCTCCAGGATATGACCATATCACATCGGCCATTGGTGCGGCGATGATTGCTTGGTATGGAACCGCTATGCTTTGTTATGTGACACCAAAAGAACATTTGGGTCTTCCGAATAAACAAGATGTAAAAGAAGGGGTGATTGCTTATAAAATTGCCGCACATGCTGCAGATCTTGCCAAAGGCCACCCTGGTGCCAAAGAACGAGATGATTTACTCAGTAAAGCTCGTTTTGAATTTCGTTGGGAAGACCAGTTTGCCCTTTCTCTTGATCCAGAACTTGCTAGGTCGTATCATGATGAATCTCTCCCACAAGATGGAATGAAAAAAGCTCATTTCTGTTCGATGTGTGGACCTCATTTTTGTTCGATGCGACTCACATCAGATTTACGCAAAGATTCGGTGGGAGTAGGTGTGGAAGATTCGAATGGTTAG
- a CDS encoding phasin-related domain-containing protein, translating to MEKLVMDVVNAGIALFRSGEEKLRTAVVDLEKVYNELKSKGELDKSAETQKIRDLLSKTIADAQGALGKTNASYDEIVAKLQTNYQSIYQQIDTAIPPQVKEKLKQTLDELKVLIDKAKSK from the coding sequence ATGGAAAAATTGGTTATGGATGTCGTAAACGCTGGAATCGCATTGTTTCGTTCTGGTGAAGAAAAGTTAAGAACTGCAGTTGTGGATTTAGAAAAAGTTTACAATGAGTTAAAATCAAAAGGGGAACTTGATAAATCAGCGGAAACTCAAAAAATCCGTGACCTATTAAGTAAAACAATTGCTGATGCTCAAGGTGCGCTTGGAAAAACTAACGCAAGTTATGATGAAATTGTAGCAAAATTACAAACAAACTACCAATCAATTTACCAACAAATTGATACTGCAATCCCTCCTCAAGTGAAAGAGAAATTGAAACAAACGTTAGATGAACTTAAAGTTCTAATCGACAAAGCGAAATCAAAATAG
- a CDS encoding Lsa36 family surface (lipo)protein: MRNRTLTLLLILGTSLVSPSRMDAGVTCSGDACTILPASIQSQINNLDQALKLQYTDKVLTTMSEAAVVSNINSSMMGPGLVNRFQVGLGVALAGQQKEDINVAYQNLSFQKLPNVGASLAPNFVVAVNLGWLMGGGPSDTEPELKTFLHRFNLYLHGFKFNFAQGDVQKAIEAQNKNVDLGGDITSGGFTLRYHLIENYSDGIGLFEFSGISMGLGLHYQRQVIDVTYNDNKTQSLTLGPAVGTWGGATTFNYSSTVTSVPIDIRTGFRLFYFFTLFAGGGTSMNFGSSSLNLTRSGPLVLALDSNAITASLSPEIAALIPTSALGQTKTGTLSMDISGKAQAPNTTNFLIAGVEINALITKLTVEAVVAQNVQSVMVGAKFAF, from the coding sequence ATGAGAAATCGTACACTCACACTCCTTCTAATTTTGGGAACATCATTAGTTTCCCCTAGCCGAATGGACGCAGGTGTTACCTGTTCTGGAGATGCTTGTACGATTTTACCAGCCTCCATCCAATCTCAAATCAACAATTTAGACCAAGCCTTAAAATTACAGTATACAGACAAAGTTCTAACAACGATGTCGGAAGCAGCGGTAGTCTCTAACATCAATTCCTCCATGATGGGACCAGGACTTGTGAATCGGTTTCAAGTGGGACTTGGTGTTGCACTCGCGGGCCAACAAAAAGAAGACATCAACGTAGCATACCAAAACTTAAGTTTTCAAAAATTACCAAATGTAGGTGCATCACTTGCACCTAACTTTGTTGTTGCGGTTAACTTAGGTTGGCTTATGGGTGGTGGACCGTCTGATACAGAACCAGAACTCAAAACCTTTTTACATCGATTTAATTTGTATTTACATGGTTTTAAATTTAACTTTGCCCAAGGTGATGTACAAAAAGCAATCGAAGCACAAAACAAAAATGTAGATTTAGGGGGAGACATCACATCAGGTGGTTTTACCCTTCGTTACCACTTGATTGAAAACTATTCTGATGGAATTGGACTTTTTGAATTTTCAGGAATCTCCATGGGACTTGGGTTACATTACCAAAGGCAAGTCATTGACGTCACATATAACGACAATAAAACGCAATCACTCACATTAGGTCCCGCTGTTGGTACTTGGGGTGGAGCCACTACCTTTAATTATTCGAGTACAGTCACAAGTGTGCCCATAGACATCCGCACAGGATTTCGTTTGTTTTACTTTTTTACTCTATTTGCTGGAGGGGGAACTTCCATGAATTTTGGTAGTTCCTCTCTGAACTTAACTCGTTCTGGCCCACTTGTCCTTGCTCTTGATTCCAATGCGATCACGGCTTCCCTCTCTCCAGAGATTGCTGCTCTCATCCCCACATCTGCTCTTGGCCAAACAAAGACGGGAACCTTATCAATGGATATCAGCGGAAAGGCACAAGCACCTAACACCACAAATTTTCTCATTGCCGGTGTGGAAATCAACGCACTCATCACCAAACTCACCGTGGAAGCGGTCGTGGCACAAAATGTCCAATCCGTAATGGTAGGGGCAAAATTTGCCTTCTAA
- a CDS encoding PilZ domain-containing protein, with product MAPIQEKRKYVRVKPLENEPVEIHLMGTALLDVLYASDISMGGVGIVAPNHFDEWDMNETVEILVALPGDLADFLAKGVIKQIGKKSKESGVYGVQFTAMGPKGKQDLQVYINRMVRQNRVLS from the coding sequence ATGGCTCCTATCCAAGAAAAACGGAAATATGTCCGCGTAAAACCCCTCGAAAACGAACCAGTTGAGATCCATTTGATGGGAACGGCGTTATTAGATGTTTTGTATGCAAGTGACATCAGTATGGGTGGGGTGGGAATCGTGGCTCCTAACCATTTTGATGAATGGGATATGAACGAAACCGTGGAAATCCTTGTGGCTCTTCCTGGTGATTTGGCTGATTTTTTGGCAAAAGGTGTGATCAAACAAATTGGTAAAAAATCAAAAGAATCTGGAGTATACGGTGTCCAGTTTACTGCCATGGGCCCAAAAGGGAAACAAGACTTACAAGTGTACATCAACCGTATGGTAAGGCAAAATCGGGTTTTGAGTTAA
- a CDS encoding bifunctional nuclease family protein, giving the protein MEFYEVKISDISLTNVGFAVFLRPKDSEDKRVVPIFIGPLETHSITTVIDGTKPPRPMTHDLMLYMLTSLGATVLKITIEEIVDSTFYAKIQLRRDEEIITLDARPSDSIALALRANAPIFIAKSVLDETGIIMKEDEIQGENISSEKKIQALPKSNLQILEETLENALKTEDYETAAKIRDQIKKLIENS; this is encoded by the coding sequence ATGGAGTTTTATGAAGTAAAAATTTCTGATATCAGCCTGACAAATGTTGGTTTTGCCGTTTTCCTGCGCCCAAAGGATTCGGAAGATAAACGTGTGGTTCCGATTTTCATTGGACCTCTCGAAACCCATTCCATCACTACAGTCATTGATGGCACAAAACCACCACGACCTATGACCCATGATTTGATGTTGTACATGTTAACATCACTTGGTGCCACTGTTCTGAAAATTACAATCGAAGAGATTGTGGACAGTACGTTTTATGCAAAAATCCAATTGCGAAGAGATGAGGAAATTATCACTTTGGATGCAAGGCCTTCTGACTCAATTGCCCTTGCCCTACGTGCCAATGCACCAATCTTTATCGCAAAATCTGTGTTAGATGAGACTGGTATCATCATGAAAGAAGATGAAATCCAAGGGGAAAACATCTCTTCTGAGAAAAAAATCCAAGCCCTTCCCAAATCAAACCTCCAAATCTTAGAAGAGACTTTGGAAAATGCTCTGAAAACTGAAGATTATGAAACTGCGGCAAAAATCCGCGACCAAATCAAAAAACTCATCGAAAACAGTTGA
- a CDS encoding MFS transporter produces MSQSPKKIQFILFLIVFTDMMGFSLLFPLFPKTLEFFLSKGDDVFFRTFYSFANILSFGGETKYTFVLFGGILGSIYSFLQFLAAPVWGRLSDHSGRRAILLFTTFGNTIGYVIWLFSSQFWMFVVSRVITGMMGGNLSVASAAMADQTDEKSRAAGMGILGAGIGLGFVMGPLLGGISSQWTFLDSLYQEGTFVIFPASAFFSIFVSLVSMVLVYLFLPATRPEKVQEKEIHPFLSLKKIESRNLVRISLLNLLFVLSFSGFEFVVNFFLSDTYHFSPKQIGFTFLYIGIIIILVQGGVVRRLSGKISEKKISLYGGFIVVLGMALLVLFGSEFVGLLVSLFFLAFGSALVNPGLSSFASLESGKGDLGRSLGLFRSFGSLGRAVSPIVFSLLYFQKGPSFAFFVSLLLLCGFTILLGKQQERTT; encoded by the coding sequence ATGAGTCAGTCTCCTAAAAAAATACAATTCATTTTGTTTTTAATTGTTTTTACCGATATGATGGGGTTTTCCCTTTTGTTTCCTCTATTCCCAAAGACCTTAGAGTTTTTTCTATCGAAAGGAGATGATGTATTCTTTCGAACATTTTATTCATTTGCAAACATCTTATCATTTGGTGGTGAAACCAAATACACCTTTGTATTGTTTGGTGGAATTTTAGGAAGTATTTATAGTTTTTTGCAATTTTTGGCGGCACCTGTTTGGGGTAGGTTGTCAGACCATTCTGGAAGGCGTGCCATATTACTTTTCACAACGTTTGGAAATACCATAGGGTATGTGATATGGTTGTTTTCTTCCCAGTTTTGGATGTTTGTGGTGAGCAGAGTCATTACAGGGATGATGGGAGGAAATTTATCTGTCGCATCTGCAGCTATGGCTGACCAAACGGACGAAAAATCAAGGGCCGCTGGAATGGGAATTTTAGGGGCAGGGATTGGTCTTGGTTTTGTGATGGGCCCGCTTCTTGGTGGAATTAGTTCCCAATGGACGTTTTTGGATTCATTGTACCAGGAAGGGACGTTTGTGATTTTCCCTGCGTCGGCATTTTTTTCCATATTCGTTTCACTTGTTTCTATGGTGCTTGTGTATTTGTTTTTACCTGCAACCAGACCAGAGAAAGTTCAAGAAAAAGAGATCCATCCATTTTTATCCTTAAAAAAAATTGAATCTAGGAATTTGGTTCGGATTTCCTTACTCAATCTTTTGTTTGTGTTAAGTTTTTCTGGATTTGAATTTGTTGTGAATTTTTTTCTTTCCGATACATATCACTTTTCCCCCAAACAAATTGGATTTACGTTTTTATACATTGGAATCATCATCATACTAGTGCAAGGTGGTGTGGTGAGACGTTTGTCTGGTAAAATTTCAGAAAAGAAAATTTCATTGTATGGTGGGTTTATTGTGGTATTGGGAATGGCACTCTTAGTACTTTTTGGATCTGAATTTGTGGGGTTACTCGTTTCCCTTTTCTTTTTAGCATTTGGAAGTGCCCTAGTAAACCCAGGGCTTTCTTCTTTTGCTTCTTTAGAGAGTGGAAAAGGGGATCTCGGAAGGTCACTTGGGCTCTTTCGCAGTTTTGGATCCCTGGGAAGAGCTGTTTCTCCAATCGTATTCTCTTTGTTATACTTTCAGAAGGGACCTAGTTTTGCTTTTTTTGTTTCCTTACTCCTCCTTTGTGGGTTTACGATTTTACTCGGGAAACAACAAGAACGAACCACTTAA
- a CDS encoding acyl-CoA dehydrogenase family protein, with translation MERILPFTEEHHQFREMARKFFETEVKPHHETWEKNHIVPKEVWRKAGENGLLCPDVPAEYGGSGADFLYNIIIIEESSRVGNSGFFISLHNDVIAPYISTYANDEQKKRWLPKCASGESILAVAMTEPGAGSDLKSLRTSAVDKGDHFVVNGQKTFISNGQLADLIITAVKHDNGTISLVMIEEGMKGFERGRNLDKIGLKAQDTSELYFNDVIVPKTNLIGKQGQGFRYLMQKLAQERLVLAVAAVEATRLVQTITLQYIKERKAFGQKIGSFQNTKFKMAEMATELEMAQVFCDKVVMEHMKGENTTAEASMCKWYATEMQKRHTDECLQFFGGYGYMMEYPIARAYLDARIQTIYAGTTEIMKEIIGRSLGL, from the coding sequence ATGGAGCGTATCCTCCCCTTTACTGAAGAACACCACCAATTCCGCGAGATGGCTCGGAAATTTTTTGAAACAGAAGTAAAACCACACCACGAAACATGGGAAAAAAACCATATCGTACCCAAAGAAGTATGGAGAAAGGCCGGTGAAAACGGACTACTCTGCCCCGATGTCCCAGCTGAATATGGTGGGTCTGGTGCAGACTTTCTTTATAACATCATCATCATTGAAGAATCTTCTCGTGTTGGAAACAGCGGATTTTTTATCTCCCTACACAATGATGTGATCGCTCCGTACATTTCGACCTATGCAAATGACGAACAAAAGAAACGTTGGTTGCCAAAATGTGCTTCAGGAGAATCCATCCTTGCGGTTGCGATGACTGAACCTGGTGCAGGATCTGATTTAAAATCCCTTCGAACGAGTGCTGTCGATAAGGGTGATCACTTTGTTGTCAATGGACAAAAAACGTTCATCTCTAACGGACAATTGGCAGACCTCATCATCACTGCTGTGAAACATGATAACGGAACCATTTCCCTTGTCATGATTGAAGAAGGAATGAAAGGTTTCGAACGTGGACGTAACTTAGATAAAATTGGTCTCAAAGCGCAAGACACATCTGAATTGTATTTTAATGATGTGATTGTTCCTAAAACAAATCTCATCGGCAAACAAGGACAAGGTTTTCGTTACCTCATGCAAAAACTTGCACAAGAACGTTTGGTTCTTGCAGTTGCTGCTGTGGAAGCAACAAGACTTGTTCAAACGATCACTCTGCAATACATCAAAGAAAGAAAAGCATTTGGTCAAAAGATTGGGTCTTTCCAAAATACAAAATTCAAAATGGCAGAGATGGCAACTGAATTAGAAATGGCACAAGTATTCTGTGACAAAGTGGTCATGGAACACATGAAAGGTGAAAACACTACTGCTGAAGCTTCTATGTGCAAATGGTATGCGACAGAGATGCAAAAACGCCATACAGATGAATGTTTACAATTCTTTGGTGGTTATGGTTATATGATGGAGTATCCAATTGCAAGAGCTTACCTCGATGCAAGGATCCAAACCATTTATGCAGGAACCACTGAGATCATGAAAGAAATCATTGGTAGAAGTTTAGGTCTTTAG